In the Ilumatobacteraceae bacterium genome, one interval contains:
- a CDS encoding DsbA family protein produces MEPTVIEVFADVGCPFTHVGLRRFVERRAALGHDDVVLRVRAWPLEIINGKPLDPAFIAEEVDEIRDQVAPDLFEGFTEASFPSTSIPALTLAAAAYQHDLVTGERVSLALRDTLFEQGVDIADAAVLRRLADEHGVPVDLADTTLVRADHTAGAARDVTGSPHFFTPAGGFFCPALDVSRDAAGHLRITADPDGFDRFVDSCFA; encoded by the coding sequence GTGGAGCCAACCGTGATCGAGGTCTTCGCCGACGTGGGGTGCCCGTTCACCCACGTGGGGCTGCGAAGGTTCGTCGAACGTCGTGCCGCACTCGGCCATGACGACGTCGTGCTACGCGTGCGGGCCTGGCCGCTGGAGATCATCAACGGCAAGCCGCTCGACCCGGCGTTCATCGCCGAGGAGGTCGACGAGATCCGAGATCAGGTCGCACCCGACCTGTTCGAGGGGTTCACCGAGGCGTCCTTCCCCTCGACGTCGATCCCGGCCCTCACCCTCGCCGCCGCGGCCTACCAGCACGACCTCGTCACCGGTGAGCGCGTCAGCCTCGCGCTGCGCGACACCCTGTTCGAACAGGGCGTCGACATCGCCGATGCCGCCGTGCTCCGGCGCCTCGCCGACGAGCACGGGGTGCCGGTCGACCTCGCCGACACCACCCTGGTGCGCGCCGACCACACGGCCGGCGCAGCCCGCGACGTGACCGGGTCTCCCCACTTCTTCACGCCGGCCGGCGGGTTCTTCTGTCCGGCGCTCGACGTGAGCCGCGACGCCGCAGGTCACCTCCGGATCACCGCCGACCCCGACGGCTTCGATCGGTTCGTCGACAGCTGCTTCGCCTGA
- a CDS encoding LuxR C-terminal-related transcriptional regulator, protein MRRPFAEPVEALTDREMALLRMLPGDLTQRELGNALHMSFNTVKTYNRQIYRKLGVSSRDDAIAAAQAAGLL, encoded by the coding sequence ATGCGGCGGCCGTTCGCCGAGCCCGTCGAAGCGTTGACCGATCGTGAGATGGCGCTCCTGCGGATGCTGCCGGGCGACCTGACGCAGCGCGAGCTGGGCAACGCATTGCACATGTCGTTCAACACGGTGAAGACGTACAACCGTCAGATCTATCGCAAGCTCGGCGTGTCGTCGCGCGACGACGCGATCGCAGCGGCTCAGGCTGCGGGGCTCCTGTAG
- a CDS encoding magnesium and cobalt transport protein CorA — translation MRHVRRIARRPVTGRRTRPPWGQTIATHLDPTEAGQHGCWIDLVEPTLERLDEVGTRFGLHELAVEDAHHAHQRPKLERYGDTVVVVAKPAVYDDERETILIGELLVAFGPGFVVSVRHGVARDLPLSLSPGETPLANRGPADVVYELLDAVVDGYRPIIDELTIDIAEIEHEVFSIDRSNPAPRIYALKRHVIEMLRNVEPLVEPLDALAAGRHPEGDDRLAEYFRDVGDHVRRLVAQLHTVSDVLSDVLQANLAQVSVSQNDDMRTMSAWAAIFLVPSLLAGVWGMNFESMPELSWRYGYPLAIAVMVLTSTGLWWQFRRSGWLGQRRPPG, via the coding sequence ATGCGTCACGTCCGACGAATCGCTCGCCGACCGGTCACCGGTCGGCGAACCCGACCGCCATGGGGGCAGACCATCGCCACACATCTCGATCCGACCGAGGCAGGACAGCACGGCTGCTGGATCGACCTCGTCGAGCCCACGTTGGAGCGACTCGACGAAGTCGGCACTCGATTCGGGCTCCACGAACTGGCGGTCGAAGACGCGCACCACGCACACCAACGTCCGAAGCTCGAGCGCTACGGCGACACGGTCGTCGTCGTCGCCAAGCCTGCGGTGTACGACGACGAGCGCGAAACCATCCTCATCGGCGAGCTGCTGGTCGCGTTCGGACCTGGCTTCGTGGTCTCCGTCCGACACGGCGTCGCCCGTGACCTGCCTCTCTCGCTGTCGCCCGGCGAGACGCCACTGGCGAATCGCGGTCCCGCCGACGTCGTGTACGAACTGCTCGACGCCGTCGTCGACGGCTACCGACCGATCATCGACGAGCTCACGATCGACATCGCCGAGATCGAACACGAGGTCTTCTCGATCGACCGGTCGAATCCCGCACCGCGCATCTACGCCCTCAAGCGGCATGTGATCGAGATGCTCCGAAACGTCGAGCCGCTGGTCGAGCCGCTCGACGCGTTGGCCGCGGGTCGGCATCCGGAGGGTGACGATCGACTCGCCGAATACTTCCGCGACGTCGGCGACCACGTCCGACGCCTCGTCGCGCAGCTCCACACCGTGAGCGACGTGCTGAGCGACGTCCTGCAGGCGAACCTGGCTCAGGTCTCCGTGTCGCAGAACGACGACATGCGGACGATGTCGGCCTGGGCCGCGATCTTCCTGGTTCCGAGTCTCCTCGCCGGCGTGTGGGGCATGAACTTCGAGTCGATGCCCGAGCTGAGTTGGCGCTACGGCTACCCGTTGGCCATCGCGGTCATGGTGCTCACCTCCACCGGCCTGTGGTGGCAGTTCCGACGGAGCGGGTGGCTCGGCCAACGGCGTCCACCCGGCTGA
- a CDS encoding STAS domain-containing protein — protein sequence MPSRSTSLRPTVRGPRLTVERVSTVVRVAGEVDAASVSEFRRAVRWCDEDPIVQALDLTAVTFFDAAGVRCLVESAWPLRPHNLVIGSSAVRRTFELCELEFLLGPHGWFGADGAEACGAPKPEAN from the coding sequence ATGCCGAGTCGCTCAACCAGTCTCCGCCCGACCGTCCGCGGCCCGCGTCTGACGGTGGAGCGGGTCTCGACCGTCGTGCGCGTCGCCGGAGAGGTCGACGCCGCGTCGGTCTCGGAGTTCCGCCGGGCCGTGCGATGGTGCGACGAGGATCCCATCGTCCAAGCACTCGATCTGACCGCCGTCACCTTCTTCGACGCGGCGGGTGTCCGATGCCTCGTCGAGTCGGCGTGGCCACTGCGACCGCACAATCTCGTCATCGGCTCCTCGGCCGTCCGGCGCACGTTCGAATTGTGCGAACTGGAGTTCCTCCTGGGTCCTCACGGATGGTTCGGCGCCGACGGTGCCGAAGCGTGCGGCGCGCCGAAGCCCGAAGCGAACTGA
- a CDS encoding Rieske (2Fe-2S) protein, translating to MHPMTVTVPIGCWLGATVLDVVGGEAGRPLARRLTALGLAAAVPAAASGTADWADTQGAERRVGVVHAVANIAASAAFGGSWLARRARRHALGRVLSGMGLVTVGAAGYLGGHLAYVRGVGVNTTAFQSGPDDWTPLADLRDLPVDEPVSIRSGGIGLVAVRRSERDDAVAVLEDRCSHRGGPLGEGWIDGDCVVCPWHGSSFELGSGRVRQGPASVAQPAYDTRVVDGRLEVRRTEHGALRRNPVGARA from the coding sequence GTGCATCCGATGACCGTCACCGTTCCGATCGGCTGCTGGCTGGGTGCCACGGTGCTCGACGTCGTGGGTGGGGAGGCCGGCCGACCACTCGCCCGGCGCCTGACTGCGCTGGGGCTGGCGGCGGCGGTACCGGCGGCAGCGAGCGGGACGGCGGATTGGGCGGACACGCAGGGTGCGGAACGGCGGGTCGGCGTCGTGCACGCCGTGGCGAACATCGCTGCGTCGGCGGCGTTCGGTGGTTCGTGGCTGGCTCGGCGAGCCCGTCGCCACGCGCTCGGACGCGTGCTCTCCGGCATGGGCCTGGTCACCGTCGGCGCAGCCGGCTACCTCGGAGGGCATCTTGCCTACGTGCGTGGTGTCGGCGTGAATACCACGGCGTTCCAGTCGGGACCGGACGACTGGACCCCGCTGGCCGATCTCCGCGACCTCCCCGTCGATGAGCCGGTCTCGATCCGTTCGGGCGGGATCGGTTTGGTTGCGGTGCGCCGGTCGGAACGTGACGACGCGGTCGCCGTGCTCGAGGACCGTTGCTCACATCGCGGCGGTCCGCTCGGCGAGGGTTGGATCGACGGCGACTGCGTGGTGTGCCCGTGGCACGGATCGAGCTTCGAGCTGGGTTCGGGCCGGGTTCGTCAGGGGCCGGCATCGGTCGCGCAACCTGCCTATGACACTCGTGTCGTCGACGGGCGACTCGAGGTCCGGCGCACCGAGCACGGAGCGTTGCGTCGCAACCCCGTCGGAGCGCGGGCGTGA
- a CDS encoding type 1 glutamine amidotransferase domain-containing protein, which translates to MSNELNGKRIAFLAANEGVEQVELTEPWQAVQDAGGTPALIAPKPGKVQAFDHLDKADTFEATIAANDADAGDFDGLVLPGGVANPDQLRMDDDAVAFTSAFFELGKPVAVICHGPWTLIEANRVADRTLTSWPSLQTDIENAGGTWVDQDIVVCTEGPNRLVSSRKPDDLPAFTKQMVETFSSV; encoded by the coding sequence ATGTCGAACGAACTCAACGGCAAGCGGATCGCGTTCCTGGCGGCGAACGAAGGTGTCGAGCAGGTCGAGTTGACCGAGCCATGGCAGGCCGTACAGGACGCCGGCGGCACGCCCGCCCTGATCGCCCCCAAGCCAGGCAAGGTGCAGGCGTTCGACCATCTCGACAAGGCGGACACCTTCGAGGCCACCATCGCAGCGAACGACGCCGACGCTGGAGACTTCGACGGTTTGGTGTTGCCGGGAGGGGTGGCGAACCCCGATCAGTTGCGGATGGACGACGACGCCGTTGCCTTCACGTCGGCGTTCTTCGAACTCGGCAAGCCGGTCGCGGTGATCTGCCACGGGCCGTGGACGCTGATCGAGGCGAACCGAGTCGCGGACCGCACGCTCACGAGTTGGCCGAGTCTGCAGACCGACATCGAGAACGCGGGCGGCACGTGGGTCGACCAGGACATCGTGGTCTGTACGGAGGGGCCGAATCGGCTGGTGTCGAGTCGCAAGCCCGACGATCTGCCGGCGTTCACGAAACAGATGGTCGAGACGTTCTCGTCCGTCTGA
- a CDS encoding HAD-IC family P-type ATPase, protein MTQPDEELVAPPVDATVGLTASEVDRRTRAGQLNSVPDRTSRSHGEIIRSNLLTRFNFIISALAVVVLTVGEPADALFAIVMVVNTTVGVVQEIRAKRTLDRLRLLIAPVVTVRRDGRIEQIEPEAVVYGDVIVLVPGDQVAVDARVVETRGLEVDESALTGEADPVGKLVGDTVLSGSAVTAGEAVVVTEAVGTATWIHALVTQAKEYAPATSELRSGVDQILRLVAWVIVPLGALLVWSQLRSDQPTDDAIISAVAGVVGLVPQGLVLLVSMALAVAVIRLAREHVVVQELHAVEGLARIDVFCVDKTGTLTTGTMEVESIEPIGTDAAIVDAALAAIADNEPNPTATLRVIAERVDTDPGWTTEHRVPFSSTRKWSGSSFRSTAPWTDIAPTWVLGAPEVLLERADEPTSRAVMTDVDAAAERAGRVVLLASSSSTMHTDDLPDDLTPAAIIVLTEQVRPDVGETMDFFHRQGVTVKVISGDSAVTAGAIAARLDLPGAGHRVDMRTVDVTGPGFAELVEATTVFGRVRPDQKRAIVDALQQAGHNVAMTGDGVNDIPALKRADIAVAVDTATSATKAISQLVLLDGRFDRMPHVVAEGRRVIANMERVSKLFVTKTVYAALFVLAIGFSGSVYPFLPRHISLVSELTIGIPAFMLSFRAADTASRPGYLRRVMRFAAPAGVAATVVTLSAYWIARAPVSGASLDEARTASTIALVAFGFWVLFVLMHPVDRLDLLLLAALVGAFVLSLTVAPIREFYRLDWPPAAVWATTAGTVGAGTVFAQIGAVLLRRR, encoded by the coding sequence ATGACACAGCCGGATGAAGAACTCGTGGCCCCACCGGTCGACGCGACCGTCGGGCTCACCGCATCGGAGGTCGACCGTCGGACCCGCGCCGGTCAGCTCAACAGCGTGCCCGATCGGACCTCGAGGTCTCACGGGGAGATCATCCGGAGCAACCTCCTCACCCGGTTCAACTTCATCATCTCCGCCTTGGCGGTCGTCGTGCTCACGGTCGGCGAGCCGGCCGACGCGCTGTTCGCGATCGTCATGGTCGTCAACACCACCGTCGGTGTGGTGCAGGAGATCCGGGCGAAACGCACCCTCGACCGTCTCCGGCTGCTGATCGCCCCGGTCGTCACCGTGCGACGTGACGGTCGCATCGAGCAGATCGAGCCCGAGGCCGTGGTGTACGGCGACGTGATCGTGCTGGTGCCCGGCGACCAGGTCGCGGTCGATGCGCGGGTCGTCGAGACCCGCGGTCTCGAGGTCGACGAATCGGCGCTCACCGGAGAGGCCGACCCGGTCGGCAAGTTGGTCGGCGACACCGTGTTGTCCGGCAGCGCCGTCACGGCCGGCGAGGCGGTCGTCGTGACCGAGGCGGTGGGCACCGCGACGTGGATCCACGCGTTGGTCACACAGGCCAAGGAGTATGCGCCGGCCACGTCCGAACTCCGCAGCGGCGTCGACCAGATCCTGCGCCTGGTCGCGTGGGTCATCGTGCCGCTCGGAGCGCTGCTCGTCTGGAGCCAGCTCCGCTCGGACCAGCCGACCGACGACGCGATCATCTCCGCGGTGGCCGGAGTCGTCGGACTCGTCCCGCAAGGCCTCGTGCTGCTGGTCAGCATGGCGTTGGCGGTCGCCGTGATCCGCCTCGCCCGCGAGCACGTCGTCGTTCAGGAACTCCACGCCGTCGAGGGGCTCGCCCGGATCGACGTGTTCTGCGTCGACAAGACGGGCACGCTCACGACCGGGACGATGGAGGTCGAGTCGATCGAGCCGATCGGTACCGACGCCGCGATCGTCGACGCCGCGTTGGCCGCGATCGCCGACAACGAACCGAACCCCACGGCCACGCTTCGGGTCATCGCGGAACGGGTCGACACCGATCCCGGCTGGACGACCGAGCACCGGGTGCCGTTCTCGTCGACGCGGAAGTGGAGCGGTTCGTCGTTCCGGTCGACCGCTCCGTGGACGGACATCGCACCCACGTGGGTGCTCGGCGCACCCGAGGTGCTGCTCGAACGAGCCGACGAGCCGACGAGCCGCGCCGTGATGACCGACGTCGACGCCGCGGCGGAGCGCGCCGGGCGGGTGGTCCTGCTCGCTTCGTCCTCGTCGACGATGCACACCGACGATCTTCCCGACGACCTGACGCCCGCCGCGATCATCGTCCTGACCGAACAGGTGCGGCCCGACGTCGGCGAGACGATGGACTTCTTCCACCGACAGGGGGTCACCGTGAAGGTGATCTCGGGCGACAGCGCGGTCACCGCCGGAGCGATCGCCGCACGCCTCGACCTCCCGGGCGCCGGCCACCGGGTCGACATGCGAACGGTCGACGTCACCGGGCCGGGCTTCGCCGAGCTCGTCGAGGCCACCACGGTGTTCGGCCGGGTCCGCCCCGATCAGAAGCGGGCGATCGTCGATGCGCTCCAACAGGCGGGCCACAACGTCGCCATGACCGGCGACGGCGTGAACGACATCCCGGCGTTGAAGCGCGCCGACATCGCCGTGGCGGTCGACACCGCGACCTCGGCGACGAAGGCGATCTCGCAGCTCGTGCTGCTCGACGGACGATTCGATCGGATGCCGCACGTCGTCGCGGAGGGCCGGCGAGTCATCGCGAACATGGAACGGGTCTCCAAGCTCTTCGTGACCAAGACGGTGTACGCCGCGTTGTTCGTCCTCGCGATCGGGTTCTCCGGGTCGGTGTACCCGTTCCTGCCGCGTCACATCAGCCTCGTGTCCGAACTCACGATCGGCATCCCGGCGTTCATGCTGAGTTTCCGCGCCGCCGACACGGCGAGCCGTCCCGGGTATCTGCGGCGGGTCATGCGGTTCGCCGCACCGGCGGGCGTGGCGGCGACCGTCGTGACGCTGTCGGCCTACTGGATCGCCCGGGCCCCGGTGAGCGGAGCCAGCCTCGACGAAGCCCGCACGGCGTCGACCATCGCGCTCGTCGCGTTCGGGTTCTGGGTGCTGTTCGTGCTGATGCACCCCGTCGACCGCCTCGACCTGCTCCTGCTCGCCGCGCTCGTCGGTGCGTTCGTGCTCAGCCTGACGGTCGCGCCGATCCGCGAGTTCTACCGGCTCGACTGGCCGCCGGCCGCGGTGTGGGCGACGACGGCGGGGACCGTCGGCGCCGGCACCGTGTTCGCTCAGATCGGTGCCGTGCTCCTCCGTCGCCGCTGA
- a CDS encoding universal stress protein, with protein MRSIVVGVDGSASAERALEWAARAVGPDGTIHAVTAVSPVTELAIDAVLGDSVAYVHRLQHELESVWLAPVRDLVGTVTAVADEGWAADAIVAEARRRDVDAIAVGAHVPARLLPKTIGTTTRQLMKELPCPLLVIPHRWQHAPGDGDPVIVGVGHGDATDEAVRWGAKFAAAHDVGLGLIRATGESPIFQVDGFLDVVSFYIDPAQRHVWTQEDLAQLALAAQAATETPLDIATTAVPGRPATRLTEAGTNASLLVIGQHRTPVTGTRHATQPLRYALAHARCPIAVVPVQLER; from the coding sequence ATGAGATCGATCGTGGTCGGTGTCGACGGCAGTGCGTCGGCCGAGCGCGCGCTCGAGTGGGCTGCCCGAGCGGTAGGCCCCGACGGGACGATCCACGCGGTGACCGCCGTCTCGCCGGTCACCGAGCTGGCCATCGACGCAGTGCTGGGTGACAGTGTCGCCTACGTGCACCGGTTGCAGCACGAACTCGAATCGGTCTGGCTGGCACCGGTGCGTGACCTGGTCGGCACCGTGACGGCAGTGGCCGACGAGGGTTGGGCAGCCGACGCGATCGTCGCGGAGGCGCGCCGGCGCGACGTCGACGCGATCGCAGTCGGAGCGCATGTTCCTGCCCGGCTCCTCCCGAAGACCATCGGGACGACCACGCGGCAGCTGATGAAGGAGCTGCCGTGCCCGCTGCTCGTCATCCCGCACCGGTGGCAGCACGCGCCCGGCGACGGCGACCCCGTCATCGTCGGCGTCGGCCACGGGGATGCCACCGACGAGGCGGTGCGGTGGGGCGCGAAGTTCGCCGCAGCCCACGACGTCGGACTCGGGCTGATCCGAGCGACGGGTGAGAGCCCGATCTTCCAGGTCGACGGCTTTCTCGACGTCGTGTCGTTCTACATCGATCCGGCGCAGCGCCACGTGTGGACCCAGGAAGACCTGGCGCAGCTCGCGCTCGCCGCCCAGGCGGCGACCGAGACGCCCCTCGACATCGCGACGACCGCAGTTCCCGGCCGGCCGGCGACGCGCCTCACCGAAGCCGGCACGAACGCGTCGCTGCTCGTCATCGGCCAGCACCGCACCCCGGTCACCGGCACCCGCCACGCCACCCAGCCGCTGCGATACGCGCTCGCCCACGCCCGCTGTCCGATCGCGGTCGTTCCCGTTCAGCTCGAACGATGA
- a CDS encoding universal stress protein encodes MSATSSAVAAAPRGRLFHNVLFSPLARRGNAAALRRVCGLAGVDGGTVTVVGVIDEPTRLQRLLHGSGHVERVLAAEHRAMQQRLDRCTRPVEGCDVTTIIDMGSPALRLLKRTIAAQHDLLVITSDEDEEDQATIKRLMRKSPCPVWLVRPSRARAVRVLAAIDPEPDELGLNQSILDIAAAIAGPENGELHVANAWELFGEATMQSSAFLEIDPETLDEQRREVRVAHEAAVAELVADRLGEGVEVHVEAGTATHVIPGLVDREHINVVVMGTVGRSGVSGLVMGNTAEQVIDRLTCSMVTVKPPGFVSPLE; translated from the coding sequence ATGAGCGCGACCAGTTCCGCTGTTGCGGCAGCCCCGCGTGGTCGGCTGTTCCACAACGTGCTGTTCTCCCCGCTCGCTCGCCGAGGGAATGCCGCGGCATTGCGGCGCGTCTGCGGTCTCGCCGGCGTCGATGGTGGCACGGTCACCGTCGTGGGCGTGATCGACGAACCCACCCGTCTCCAGCGCCTGCTCCACGGTTCCGGCCACGTCGAACGTGTGCTCGCGGCCGAGCACCGCGCGATGCAGCAACGTCTCGATCGGTGCACACGCCCAGTCGAGGGCTGCGACGTCACGACGATCATCGACATGGGATCGCCCGCGTTGAGGCTGCTCAAGCGCACGATCGCGGCGCAACACGACCTGCTCGTGATCACCAGTGACGAAGACGAGGAGGATCAGGCCACGATCAAGCGCCTGATGCGGAAGAGCCCGTGCCCGGTCTGGCTCGTGCGACCCAGCAGGGCCCGTGCCGTTCGGGTGTTGGCCGCGATCGACCCCGAACCCGACGAACTCGGCCTGAACCAATCGATTCTCGACATCGCCGCTGCGATCGCCGGTCCGGAGAACGGCGAGCTGCACGTCGCGAACGCCTGGGAGTTGTTCGGTGAGGCGACCATGCAGTCGTCGGCCTTCCTCGAGATCGATCCCGAGACGCTCGACGAACAACGTCGGGAGGTACGGGTCGCTCACGAGGCAGCGGTCGCCGAACTCGTCGCCGACCGACTCGGCGAGGGTGTCGAGGTGCACGTCGAGGCCGGGACGGCGACACATGTCATCCCGGGCCTCGTCGACCGTGAGCACATCAACGTCGTCGTGATGGGCACCGTCGGCCGATCAGGCGTGTCGGGTTTGGTGATGGGCAACACGGCAGAGCAGGTCATCGACCGGTTGACGTGCTCGATGGTGACCGTCAAGCCACCGGGATTCGTCTCACCGCTCGAGTGA
- a CDS encoding DUF1918 domain-containing protein encodes MITAQVGDQLVVHGHRVGEPERDAEVLEVRGPDGGPPFVVRWSEDGHESLFFPGSDAFVRHLGHHDE; translated from the coding sequence GTGATCACCGCACAGGTCGGAGACCAACTGGTCGTCCACGGCCATCGTGTGGGGGAACCCGAACGCGATGCCGAGGTCCTCGAAGTGCGAGGACCCGACGGTGGCCCACCGTTCGTGGTCCGCTGGTCCGAGGACGGCCACGAATCACTGTTCTTCCCCGGTTCGGACGCGTTCGTCCGACACCTCGGTCATCACGACGAATGA